The region CCGGCTTCGGCTACATCATTACCGCCACCTTCCTGCCGGTGATCGCGCGCCATGCGCTGCCGGGCTCGGCCTGGCCCGATCTGTTCTGGCCGATGTTCGGCGCGGCGCTCATCGTCGGCGCGCTGTTGGCGGCGTGGCTGCCGGTGCATTGGGACAATCGCACGCTGCTTGCCGGCTGCTATGTGCTGCAAGCCTTCGGCATTGCGCTGGGCATCGTCTGGCCGACGGCGGGCGGCTTCTCGTTCGGCAGCGTTCTGATCGGTCTGCCGTTCACCGCGATCACCCTGTTCGCGATGCGCGAGGCGCGCCGTTTGCGCGGCGACGATGCGGCAGGCCTGATGGGCTATGCGACCGCGGCGTATGGCGTCGGTCAGATCGTCGGCCCGCTGGTCGCCGCGCCGATCGCGGAACATACCGGATCGTTTTCGCCGGCACTGTGGCTGGCGGCGGGCGCGTTGCTGCTGGGCGCAGCCGGCCTGATCATCGTGGCCCGCATGCCGCGCGGCCGCGGCCGCATGCCCCATTGCGACTGCAACTAACGGCAATCCATTGAGGCGGCGCGGTACGACCGGACGTTGCGCGTGGAGCGCCGGAGGGTCCGATCGGCGCCCACCTTCTCACGGGATGTTCCACGAGCGCTGTATCAGCGCTTCCATGTCCATCTTCAAGGCCCGCGCCCACGAGCGTGCCTCACGACCGTCCCCAGGAGCGTCCCCTCACCAGCGTTTCCCATGAGCATCCCCGCGACCCGCCAGCCTCTCCACATCCGCCCCCGCCAATCTCGCCAACCAAAAGCAAATAACCTCTTAGCGCACTAAAATGACCGCTTTCCCGTCATCTCAGCGCGCCCGTCGCCGGACGCGTCGCCAGCCATGCAACATTTTGCGTCCGACAACTACGCCGGCATCTGTCCGGAGGGGCTCGATGTGCTGATCGCCGCCAACAACAGCGGCCTCGAAGTGCGTTTCATGCCGGCGCCCTGGCTCGGTCTGCTCGACGGCGACGTATGGTTGCGCAACGCGCGTCATGCGAACGCCATGGCGCAATTGCTGCAAAGGCGGTTGCAGGAAATTCCCGGCGTGAGCATCATGTTCCCGAGCGAATCGAACGCGGTGTTTGCGCAGCTGCCGGCGCAGGCGGCCAAGGCGATGCGCGCGCGGCTGGAAGTTCTACGAATCCATTGGCGCGGGCGGTTGCCGGTTGATGTGCGCATGGGACACGCAACCGGATACCGTCGAGCGTTTTGCTGCAGAAGTGCGCGAACTGTGCACGGCTTGAAAGCGCGCGCCGGGTACGGCGCGGCACGCAAAACATAATCAGACACAAGACATACAAGACGTCCCTCTCGCCATGACTCAATATCAATTTTGTCCACGCTGTGCCACGCCCCTGATCGAGCGCGCCGACGCCGAGCACGAAGGCGGCCGCGTGCGCCAGACCTGTCCCGATGCGGAATGCGGCTACGTCCACTGGAACAATCCGCTGCCGGTGGTGGCCGCGATCGTCGAGTACGAGGGCAAGATTCTGCTCGCGCGCAACGCCGCGTGGCCGGAAGGCATGTTCGCGCTGATTACCGGTTTTCTGGAGAACGGCGAGACGCCGGAAGAGGGCATCGCCCGCGAAGTGCTCGAAGAAACCTCGCTGCATACGGAGACGGTCGAGCTGATCGGCGTATACGAATTCATCCGCAAGAACGAGTTGATCATCGCGTATCACGTGAAGGCATACGGGATGATCGCGTTGTCGCCGGAATTGCTCGAATACCGGCTGATCGAACCGGCCAAGCTGCGTCCGTGGCGCGCGGGCACCGGTCAGGCGCTCGGCGAATGGATGCGTCGGCGCGGCTTGCCGTTCGAGTTTGTCGAAAGGCCTGGGCAATAGGCTCGAACAAAGGAAGGGACAACATGGCCTACATCTACTATCTGACCCATATCCATCTTGGCTACGACGCGCTGTCGCAACTGCCGTCGGAATGCGCGCGAATCGGTATCAAGCGGCCGTTGCTGATTACCGACAAGGGCGTGGTTGCAGCCGGCATCGTCCAGCGCGCGCTCGATGCGTTGAAGTTCGGCGACGTGCCGGTGTTCGACGACACACCGTCGAATCCGACCGAAGCGATGGTGCTGGCGGCCGCCGTGCGGTATCGCGACGAAGGCTGTGACGGGTTGATCGCGGTGGGCGGCGGATCGTCGATCGATCTGGCCAAAGGTGTGGCGATCGCGGCCACACACCCAGGCGCGCTAACCCAGTACGCGACCATCGAAGGCGGCAGCCCGAAGATCACCGAGGCCGCCGCGCCGCTGATCGCCGTGCCCACCACCGCGGGCACCGGCAGCGAAGTCGCGCGCGGCGCGATCGTGATTCTGAACGACGGCCGCAAGCTCGGCTTCCACTCGTGGCATCTGCTGCCGAAATCGGCGTTGTGCGATCCGGCGCTCACGCTCGGGCTGCCGCCCGGTTTGACCGCCGCGACCGGCATGGACGCGGTCGCGCACTGCATCGAAACTTTCCTCGCGCTAGCCTTCAATCCGCCCGCGGACGGCATCGCGCTCGACGGCCTGGAGCGCGCGTGGGCCAACATCGAACGCGCGACGACGGACGGCAGCGATCGCGCAGCACGCCTGAACATGATGAGCGCGTCGATGCAAGGCGCGATGGCATTCCAGAAAGGCCTCGGCTGCGTGCATTCGCTGTCGCATCCGTTGGGCGGCCTGGTGATGAACGGGCGCACGTCGCTGCATCACGGCACGCTGAATGCGGTCGTGTTGCCGGCAGTACTGCGCTTTAACGAAACCGCCGACACCGTGGTCGCCGAAAAGCGCTATGCACGGATGCGTCGCGTGATGGGTTTGCCGGAGAACGCGGATCTTGCGCAGGCGCTGTTCGACATGACCGCGCGGCTCGGTTTACCGACGGGGCTGAAGCAGATGGGCGTCGACGAAAGCGTGTTCGACAAAGTGATCCAGGGCGCGCTGGCCGATCACTGCCATCGCACGAATCCGCGCGAAGCGACAGCCGACGACTACCGCCGCATGCTGACCGAGTCGCTTTAAGGCACCCAGGCAGAACAACGACCGAGACAACGACCAAGACCCGTCACGATGAATAAACCCGCACCGGCCGCGCGCGCGGCGTACCCGCACTTTCTGCCGATCACGACGCGCTGGATGGACAACGACGTCTACGGCCATGTGAACAACGTCGTCTATTACAGCTACTTCGATACGGTGGTGAACGAGTATCTGATCCGCGCCGGTGTGCTCGATTTCGAGCACGGCGCGACGATCGGCCTCGTGGTCGAGACGTATTGCAACTATTTCGCGCCGCTGGTGTTTCCCGACCGGGTCGACGCGGGCTTGCGGGTCGTGCGGCTCGGTACGTCGAGCGTACGTTACGAAGTGGGGCTGTTCAAGGAAGGCGAAGATCAACCCGCCGCGCAAGGTCATTTCGTGCATGTTTATGTGGATCGCGCGACGCGTCGTCCGGTGACGCTGCCGGCGCAATTGCGCGCCGCGCTCGAACCGCTGACCGTGGCAACGGTGGCGGAATAGGCGCGTGCAGTCGTTCGTCATCAATCTGCTGAACGGGGTCAGCTACGGGCTGCTGCTGTTCATGCTGTCGGCGGGCCTGACGCTGATTTTCAGCATGCTAGGCGTGCTGAATTTCGCGCACGCGAGCTTCTATATGCTCGGGGCGTACGTCGGGTTTTCGGTGGCGGCGCATGCGGGGTTCTGGCCGGCGCTGGTGATCGCGCCGCTGATCGTCGGTGTGATCGGCGCGGCGATGGAACGCTGGCTGTTGCGTCGCGTGCGTCCGCACGGTCATCTTGCCGAGTTGCTGCTCACCTTCGGCGCGGCCTATCTGCTCGGCGAAACAGTCAAGCTCGGCTGGGGCTTGAGCGCACTCAGCGCGAGCGTACCGGCCGCACTCGAAGGTCCGTTGTTCACCGTCTACGGCGCGGCCTTTGCGCGCTATCGGGCGTTCATGATGGCCGTGTCGCTGGCGATGCTCGCGGTGCTCTACGCGGTGTTGCGCGTGTCGAAAGCCGGGTTGATCGTGCGCGCCGCGCTCACGCACGCGAGCGCCGTCGAGGCGCTCGGCCACAACGTGCCGCGCGTGTTCACCGGCGTGTTCGCGGCAGGCACGGCGCTCGCCGCGTTGGCCGGCGTGATCGGCGCGCCGCTCTTCGTGATCGAACCGGCGATGGCGGAGTCGGTCGGGTCGATCGTCTTCGTGGTAGTCGTGATCGGCGGGCTCGGCTCGTTGAGCGGGGCGCTCGCGGCTTCGCTGATCGTCGGCTGCGTGCAGACTTTTGCGGTGGCAAGCGATGTTTCGTTGGGCGACGTCATGTCGGCATTCGGAGCATCGCTGCCGTCCGCATGGGATGCGCTGACGCTCGCGCAACTCGCGCCGCTGATCCCTTATCTGCTGCTGATCGCGATGCTGGCGCTGCGCCCGCGCGGACTCTTCGGCCGGCGTGACGACCATGCGTGAACTACGCGAATCGGCCGAATCGCCCGTGATTCCGTCTCGCTCGAGGTGGCGCCTGATCGCGCCGTGGCTCGCGCTCGTTGCCTTCCTCACGGTGCCGCCGCTTGTCTGGCCGCAAAGCTGGCTGCTCGCCTATCTCGCGCAGAGCGCGACGATGATCGTTTTCGCGCTTTCGTACAACTTGTTGCTCGGTGAAACAGGGCTGCTGTCGTTCGGCCACGCCGCCTATTCCGGGTTGGGCGCGCTCGTTGCCGCGCAAGTGTTCAACCGGATCGGCGTGCCGCTGGTGTTGCTGCCGCTGGTGGGCGGCATCGGCGGCGCGTTGTGCGGCGTGTTGTTCGGTTTCGTCTCGACGCGACGTGCGGGTACCGCGTTCGCGATGATCACGCTCGGCATCGGCGAACTCGTCGCGGCGGCCGCGTGGACATTGCCCGACTGGTTCGGCGGTGCGGCCGGCGTGCCGATCGATCGCGCGAGCGGGCCGATGCTGGGGCGCTGGAGTTTTGGCCCCGCGTCTCAGGCCTATGCGTTGATCGCGCTGTGGTGCGTGCTGGCGACTGCCGCGATGTTCGCGCTATCGCGCACGCCGTTCATGCGGCTCGCCAACGCCGTGCGCGACAACCCGGCGCGCGCCGCGGCGATCGGCTGCTATCCGCGCCGCATCCGCTACGGCGTGGTGGTGTTGTCGGCATTTTTTGCGGGTATCGCGGGGACCTTGGGGTTGATCAATGTCGAACTGGTGTCGACCGAAAGCGTCGGCATGATGCGTTCGGGCGCGGTGCTGATCGCGACGGTGATCGGTGGAACGGCGGCGTTTTTCGGACCGGTGGCGGGCGCTATCGTCTTGACGTTTTTCAGCGTTGCGATGGCGAGCGTCACGCGGGCGTGGCTGTTCTATCTGGGGCTGTTCTTTATCGTGGTCGTCGTGGCTGCGCCCGATGGCCTCGCGGGCTTCGTGCAGCGGCACACCGCTCGCGTCGCCGACTACGGCTGGCGCGTGTGCAGCAAGGCTTATCTATGGGGCACAGCGTCTGCGCTGCTGTGGACGCTCGCCGTCGTGCTTGCTGTGCAGTGGGCGTACGCCGCGCAATTCGGCGCGGACGACGGCGCGGCTTTTAACGTAGTCGGCGTGCCGATGGCAACGGCCTCGTCGCATCTATGGCTGGGCATAGCGGTTTGCATCCTCGCGGTACTCGGCGTACTCGCGGCGCATTGCGCGGCGCGCGCGCGAGCACGCCTTGTCGCGTTGCGCCGCGCGCCGATAACCGGGGACGCACGATGATCCCTGCCCTCGCGCTTTACGGCATCGAGAAACGCTTCGGCGCGACGCAGATTCTGCGCGGCGTCGATCTCGCGATCGAGCCAGGCGAGCGTCACGCGCTGATCGGCCCGAACGGCGCCGGCAAGTCGACGCTCTTCAATCTGATCGCCGGCGGCGCGCGGCCGAACGCCGGGCGCATCGACATGTTCGGTGCGGAAATCACACGCCTGGCGCCGGCCGCGATCACGCGTCGTGGCCTCGCGCGCAGCTTCCAGACCACTAGCGTGTTCGCGCGGCTGAGTGTGTTCGACAGCTTGCGTTGTGCAGCGATGCTTGCCGAGCGCGATCGCACGCGCTGGTGGCAGCGCTTCGGCGGTTCACGCACGGTCGATGCGCGCGCCGAACAGGTGCTCGACGCAGTCGGGCTGAGCGCACGCCGGCACATCCAGGCCGGCACGCTCAGCTATGCGGAGCAGCGCGCGCTCGATCTCGGTCTTGCACTGGCGGGTGGCGCGCACACCTTGCTGCTCGACGAACCGACCGCCGGGATGAACCGCGCCGAGGCCGCGCGCGCGATCGAACTGATTCGCCAGACGACCGCCGGCCGCACATTACTGATGGTCGAGCACGACATGGACGCCGTGTTCGGTCTCGCCGACCGCATCTCTGTGCTGGTGCAAGGCCGCATCATCGCGACCGGCACGCCGTCGGCGATTCGCGCGGATGCGGCGGTGCGCGCCGCCTACCTCGGTGACGGTTTCGGCGCATGACGGCCCTGCTCGACATTCAAGGACTGAACGCCTGGTATGGCGCGAGCCAGGCGTTGCATGGCGTCACGCTGCGGCTCGACGCGGGCGAAGTGCTCGCGCTGGTCGGGCGCAACGGTTCCGGTCGCTCGACGCTGGCGCGCGCCATCATGGGCCTCGTGCGTAGCGAGGGCGAGCTGCGCTTTGCCGGCCATTCGCTCGGCGGGCTGCGCACGTTCGAAATCGCCCGTCTGGGGCTCGGCTATGTGCCCGAGCATCGCGATGTGTTTCCGACGCTGAGCGTCCACGAGAATCTGCAACTCGGCGTCGCGCCGCGTGACCGAGGCCGCACGCCGCGTTTCGCCTTCGACGACGCCTACGAACTATTCCCTGTCTTACGCGAACGAAAACGCACGCGTGCCGGCGCATTGTCGGGCGGCGAGCAGCAGATGCTGACCTTGGCCCGAACGCTGCTCGGCGACCCTGATCTGCTGGTGATCGACGAACCCGGCGAGGGCCTCGCGAGCCAGGTGATGGGGCAGATCGCGCAGTGTCTGCGGATGCTGCGCGATCGCGGCGTGGCGATGCTGCTGATCGAACAGCGGCTTGTGATCGCGCAAGACATCGCCAGCCGTGTCGCGGTGATGGGGCATGGCGAGATCGTTTTCGATGGCGTACTCGCTTCGTTTCTGAAGCGGCCCGACGTGATGCAGGAATGGCTCGGCGTGGGTTAACCGCTGAGCGGCGTGCCGTGATTTTATTGCGCCGCGGCATTCGAAATTGCGATCGATTTGCTCTCCTGCTGTGAGCTCGACGCGCAATGAGCCTCGGTCGGGGCGTCGATCACGCCAACCTTGCCGTTTGAATCCCATTTTCGGATAGGCCGCTCGCGCCCGATGCATGCGGCTTTGCGATGAAACGCTCGAACGATTCAAACGCTTGATCGTTTGGTGAGCGTCCTCCAGAAATCTTGTCGGCAGCGCGCCGACAAAAAAAGACAATCAGGTCAAAGGCACGCAGCGGCGGCTCGGTGTTTAAAGCCGTCGTATGCGTGACGAACCATGCCGTGTCAGGTGCGCGAGAGACGCACCGCGGCTTCAGGAGGAGACGTCATGAAACAGACAGGCGCATCAGGCGCATCAGGCGAAGCACAGGCAACCGATGCGTGGCGCACGCGGGCCAGCGCCGGCGCAGCACTGGTGACAGCGGCGCTGCTGATGTCCGCGTGCGCCGACGCCAGTTCGACCACGGGCGATGTGGCATCCACGCCGTCGACCCAAACGAGCGCCGCGACGGGTGTAGCAAGCGCGGCGGGTGATCGCGACGGCCGCCTAAGCACTGCATCGACCCCGGACGTAGGGCTCGTCGCCAATTCGACGAACGGCGCGGCCACAACAAACGCAGACCAACCCGCATCCGCTTCACGTCCTGAGCTCGAACTCGCGAAGGCCAAACAACTGGCAGCCGAACAGCGCATCGCTGGGCGCGTGCCATCGGCGAGCGGCATGACCGAGAAGCGCGCCCGCCCGTTGACGCTGCGCGATTCCGGCATCGACGGCTCGTTGATGTTCGCGCGCGACGTCGATTTCCGCGTGACCGGCGACATCGGCTTCATGATTCACGACATGGCAGCCACGCTGAGCCCGGCGCACGCTGGCCAGCCGATCGTATTCGACGATCCGACCAGTGTGACGATCAACGTCCACCGCGGCCAGGTCACACTCGACAGCGCCAGGCTCACCGCGATTTTCAACCGCTACCTGTTCCAGTACCAGGGCTCGCCGCTGCGCAACATGCGCGTGGTGCCGCAGGACGGCGGCAACTTGCGTATTACCGGCGAGATGCATCGCGAGACGTGGGTGCCGATCGTGCTGATCGGGTCGCTGTCGATGCGCAGCGCCGACGAACTCGTGTTCCATGCCGATCACGTCGAGGTAGCCGGCGTCGGCGCTGACAAGCTGATGCAGGCCGCGCACGTGAAGATGGCCGATCTGCTGAAAGTGGACACACCGATTGCGCGCCTCGACGGTGACGACGTCGTGATGCAGGTCGCCAAACTGACGCCGCCGCCCGCATTGCGGATGACGATCACGCAGATCGACACCGGTTCAGCCGGCGTGCGCTTCACGCTCGACGACCGCACCGTGCCGAAGATCGACTGGCCCGCGACGATGCCTGCGCGCGGCATGCTGGTGCAAGGTGGCGACGTCAAGTTCATGCGTTCGATGCCGATGAACATCGACATGGCGCTGACACCGATCGACGCGAACGCGCCCTTCGTGCTCGATCTGTATCACTACCGCGACCAGATGTCGGCCGGCTATTTCACCTTCGACGAAGCGGGCGCACTGAACGTGCATCTGCCGTCGTATACGACGCTAGCCAGCGCTGCGCAGGATGCACCGGTGCAGACCGGCAGCGCGAGCGCGCGCTTTAACGACAGCTTCATTCGAGCGCAACAGGCATCGCTCGCGCAGGCGCGCGCGGTGTGGCAACGCGTGCCGCCTGTTTTACGGAGTGCTTCGGTGGCACGAGCGATTCCGGTGGGCACACGAGCTGCGCTTTCCGGCCGGAGCATGGCCATGCCTGGATCGGCGATCGGTGACGAACGTCATTCGGTTGGACCCGCGGCGTTGATTCATGTCGAGAACGTGGACTTCTACGTAGCGGGGCGAATCGGTTTTCATGTGCGTACGCTCGATGCGCAGATGGTGCCGAAGAAGGCAGGTCAACCGGTCGACCTCGATGATCCCGATCAATATGACATCCGCATCATTGGCGGCGAGGTGGTCGAGCCGTGGCCCGCGATGGCGGCGTTATTCAACGATTACTTGCTGGATTACGAACCGCGTTCGCTGAACGATTTGCAACTGAAGCCTGTGGATGGCGAATTGCAGGTGAAGGGCGGGATCAAGCTGTGGAATCACTTTCCAGGGGTTTGGTTGCCGACCACGATGAGCGGCACGATTGTCGCCAAAGACGAGCGGCATCTTGTGTATGCACCGACTTCGGTCAAGGTGCTTGGGGTGCCCCAGGCTGCGCTGTTGCGTGCGTT is a window of Paraburkholderia sp. IMGN_8 DNA encoding:
- a CDS encoding NUDIX domain-containing protein, producing MTQYQFCPRCATPLIERADAEHEGGRVRQTCPDAECGYVHWNNPLPVVAAIVEYEGKILLARNAAWPEGMFALITGFLENGETPEEGIAREVLEETSLHTETVELIGVYEFIRKNELIIAYHVKAYGMIALSPELLEYRLIEPAKLRPWRAGTGQALGEWMRRRGLPFEFVERPGQ
- a CDS encoding iron-containing alcohol dehydrogenase, which produces MAYIYYLTHIHLGYDALSQLPSECARIGIKRPLLITDKGVVAAGIVQRALDALKFGDVPVFDDTPSNPTEAMVLAAAVRYRDEGCDGLIAVGGGSSIDLAKGVAIAATHPGALTQYATIEGGSPKITEAAAPLIAVPTTAGTGSEVARGAIVILNDGRKLGFHSWHLLPKSALCDPALTLGLPPGLTAATGMDAVAHCIETFLALAFNPPADGIALDGLERAWANIERATTDGSDRAARLNMMSASMQGAMAFQKGLGCVHSLSHPLGGLVMNGRTSLHHGTLNAVVLPAVLRFNETADTVVAEKRYARMRRVMGLPENADLAQALFDMTARLGLPTGLKQMGVDESVFDKVIQGALADHCHRTNPREATADDYRRMLTESL
- a CDS encoding thioesterase family protein, producing MNKPAPAARAAYPHFLPITTRWMDNDVYGHVNNVVYYSYFDTVVNEYLIRAGVLDFEHGATIGLVVETYCNYFAPLVFPDRVDAGLRVVRLGTSSVRYEVGLFKEGEDQPAAQGHFVHVYVDRATRRPVTLPAQLRAALEPLTVATVAE
- a CDS encoding branched-chain amino acid ABC transporter permease translates to MQSFVINLLNGVSYGLLLFMLSAGLTLIFSMLGVLNFAHASFYMLGAYVGFSVAAHAGFWPALVIAPLIVGVIGAAMERWLLRRVRPHGHLAELLLTFGAAYLLGETVKLGWGLSALSASVPAALEGPLFTVYGAAFARYRAFMMAVSLAMLAVLYAVLRVSKAGLIVRAALTHASAVEALGHNVPRVFTGVFAAGTALAALAGVIGAPLFVIEPAMAESVGSIVFVVVVIGGLGSLSGALAASLIVGCVQTFAVASDVSLGDVMSAFGASLPSAWDALTLAQLAPLIPYLLLIAMLALRPRGLFGRRDDHA
- a CDS encoding branched-chain amino acid ABC transporter permease, with the translated sequence MRELRESAESPVIPSRSRWRLIAPWLALVAFLTVPPLVWPQSWLLAYLAQSATMIVFALSYNLLLGETGLLSFGHAAYSGLGALVAAQVFNRIGVPLVLLPLVGGIGGALCGVLFGFVSTRRAGTAFAMITLGIGELVAAAAWTLPDWFGGAAGVPIDRASGPMLGRWSFGPASQAYALIALWCVLATAAMFALSRTPFMRLANAVRDNPARAAAIGCYPRRIRYGVVVLSAFFAGIAGTLGLINVELVSTESVGMMRSGAVLIATVIGGTAAFFGPVAGAIVLTFFSVAMASVTRAWLFYLGLFFIVVVVAAPDGLAGFVQRHTARVADYGWRVCSKAYLWGTASALLWTLAVVLAVQWAYAAQFGADDGAAFNVVGVPMATASSHLWLGIAVCILAVLGVLAAHCAARARARLVALRRAPITGDAR
- a CDS encoding ABC transporter ATP-binding protein, producing MIPALALYGIEKRFGATQILRGVDLAIEPGERHALIGPNGAGKSTLFNLIAGGARPNAGRIDMFGAEITRLAPAAITRRGLARSFQTTSVFARLSVFDSLRCAAMLAERDRTRWWQRFGGSRTVDARAEQVLDAVGLSARRHIQAGTLSYAEQRALDLGLALAGGAHTLLLDEPTAGMNRAEAARAIELIRQTTAGRTLLMVEHDMDAVFGLADRISVLVQGRIIATGTPSAIRADAAVRAAYLGDGFGA
- a CDS encoding ABC transporter ATP-binding protein, with translation MTALLDIQGLNAWYGASQALHGVTLRLDAGEVLALVGRNGSGRSTLARAIMGLVRSEGELRFAGHSLGGLRTFEIARLGLGYVPEHRDVFPTLSVHENLQLGVAPRDRGRTPRFAFDDAYELFPVLRERKRTRAGALSGGEQQMLTLARTLLGDPDLLVIDEPGEGLASQVMGQIAQCLRMLRDRGVAMLLIEQRLVIAQDIASRVAVMGHGEIVFDGVLASFLKRPDVMQEWLGVG